A section of the Desulfotignum balticum DSM 7044 genome encodes:
- a CDS encoding ATP-binding protein, translating to MNIHSHLLGDLLVGMGTITQVQLDEALQTQQHFFEDTFQLEMDRTELVSGSRKKNVSPPPKLGQILMEKGYVTEDQLIPALKTQNQQIENLSRLSSEKLAKALQVGFVINSTIDLEEVLNLIMKYANIVTDAVASTLMLLDEKTGELVFSVPTGPNAEHLKDVRIPPGAGVAGWVAEKQTYLLVPDTRKDARFYPRIDDMTGMETRSLLCVPMKSKRKLIGVLEVMNKKDNSFFTEDDALILSVFSHHAAIAIENAMLFNSMKNRLEREKMIEQKMAESARLQAIGTLAGGIAHDFNNILSAIMGYTELARMDSDKLSRPYANLTKILAASERARDLIHQILAFSRQVEVAKPRPVQVNIIVKEALKLLQASFPKTIRMVEDLSCSSTIMGDATQIHQVVMNLCTNAAQAMKEKQNGVLTVKLEPVTLLSPCEKNQTVLPSGSYLKLEVADTGNGMPSHVMERIFEPFFTTKPKGQGTGMGLSVVHGIVKKHGGDIQVQTTPGEGSIFRVFFPVAQQGGQPAVEKKNPQKLPRGTEHILVVDDDIMLLDVTKRGLNSLGYHVTIETSSLEAIRKFKAHPDEYDLVITDMSMPEMDGDEMCLAMRAIRSDIPMIMCTGFSAQMSENVAQKKGFEAFLMKPVQLGDLARVVRRILDTEPGAV from the coding sequence GTGAATATTCACTCTCATCTTCTGGGGGATCTTCTGGTGGGTATGGGAACCATTACTCAGGTTCAGCTGGACGAGGCACTTCAGACCCAGCAGCATTTTTTTGAAGATACTTTTCAATTGGAAATGGATCGGACGGAACTGGTTTCCGGCAGCCGGAAAAAAAATGTTTCACCGCCGCCCAAACTGGGTCAGATTCTTATGGAAAAAGGCTATGTCACTGAAGATCAGCTGATCCCGGCGTTGAAGACACAAAACCAGCAGATTGAAAACCTGAGCCGCCTGAGCAGTGAAAAACTGGCCAAAGCCCTGCAGGTGGGGTTTGTCATCAACTCCACCATCGATCTGGAAGAGGTGCTGAACCTGATCATGAAATATGCCAACATCGTCACTGATGCCGTGGCATCCACTCTGATGCTTTTGGATGAAAAAACCGGTGAACTGGTGTTCAGTGTTCCCACCGGCCCCAATGCCGAACATCTTAAAGATGTCCGCATTCCGCCCGGTGCGGGGGTGGCCGGATGGGTCGCGGAAAAGCAGACCTATCTGCTGGTGCCGGATACCCGGAAAGATGCCCGGTTCTATCCCCGGATCGACGATATGACCGGTATGGAAACCCGGTCGCTTCTGTGTGTCCCCATGAAATCCAAGCGCAAGCTCATCGGGGTCCTGGAAGTGATGAACAAAAAAGACAACTCTTTTTTTACGGAAGACGATGCATTGATTTTGAGCGTGTTTTCCCATCATGCCGCCATTGCCATTGAAAACGCCATGTTGTTCAATTCCATGAAAAACCGGCTGGAAAGAGAAAAGATGATTGAGCAGAAGATGGCGGAATCTGCCCGGCTTCAGGCCATCGGCACCCTGGCAGGGGGGATTGCCCATGATTTCAACAATATTTTAAGCGCCATCATGGGATATACTGAACTGGCCAGAATGGACAGTGACAAGCTGTCCAGACCCTACGCCAATTTGACCAAGATTCTGGCGGCATCCGAACGGGCCAGGGATCTGATCCATCAGATTTTGGCATTCAGCCGCCAGGTCGAGGTGGCAAAGCCCCGCCCGGTTCAGGTGAATATCATCGTCAAAGAAGCATTGAAGCTGCTTCAGGCATCATTTCCCAAAACCATCCGCATGGTTGAGGACCTTTCCTGTTCTTCCACCATCATGGGAGATGCCACCCAGATCCATCAGGTGGTCATGAACCTGTGTACCAACGCAGCCCAGGCGATGAAAGAAAAACAAAACGGGGTTTTGACGGTGAAACTCGAACCCGTGACCCTTCTTTCGCCTTGTGAAAAAAACCAGACAGTGCTTCCTTCTGGTTCATATCTTAAACTAGAGGTGGCAGACACCGGCAACGGCATGCCTTCCCATGTGATGGAGCGGATTTTCGAGCCGTTTTTCACCACAAAACCGAAAGGACAGGGGACGGGCATGGGGTTGTCGGTCGTGCATGGTATCGTCAAAAAACATGGCGGGGATATTCAGGTTCAAACCACCCCGGGTGAAGGTTCAATTTTCCGGGTGTTTTTTCCAGTGGCCCAACAGGGGGGACAACCGGCAGTAGAAAAGAAAAATCCGCAAAAGCTGCCCCGGGGCACGGAACATATTCTGGTGGTGGATGATGACATCATGCTGCTGGATGTCACCAAAAGAGGATTGAATTCCTTAGGATATCATGTGACCATTGAAACAAGCAGTCTGGAAGCGATCAGAAAATTCAAAGCCCACCCGGATGAATATGATCTGGTGATCACGGACATGTCCATGCCGGAAATGGACGGAGATGAAATGTGTCTGGCAATGAGAGCAATACGTTCAGATATTCCCATGATCATGTGTACCGGCTTCAGTGCACAGATGTCTGAAAATGTTGCACAAAAAAAAGGGTTTGAAGCATTTTTAATGAAGCCGGTGCAGTTGGGGGATCTGGCACGGGTGGTGCGCCGGATACTGGATACGGAGCCAGGAGCCGTCTGA
- a CDS encoding mechanosensitive ion channel family protein, giving the protein MTFDPGTLSMLDSILEHNKHLEQRIVEKQQAIEESTSETEKNNLAAELERLDKMLSSSRQDFERIATGVDISLFTEKKEAPFNWKDELVSLIKPGIMELKQATQKARQKADLKEELSRYQELKPVAHQANENLMALIARTEDARLKERLEKLVPEWKGQERQLLSRLEITQMQLMEMESEEKSILETSQNSIKQFFKTRGLFLFVALIACIGIVLLLRVAYLFLIKRIPGYQSVYRPFHLRAMDLLYRVVSVLSALLAVILVFYLFEDWVLLSLAIIFLLGLAWTVKNTLPRFVHQSRLILNIGAVREGERLVYQGVPWLVKKINFFSVLENPDIGQTLRLPIEELMDLISRPFQKHEPWFPCRKNDWVILSDGTRGCVTSLSHEMVELVLRGGAKKVYQTSDFLGMNPLNLSVNFRIKIGFGISYNLQSIATGRVLEVLDTYLRERLVAEEYEDSLLNLRVEFAQAGSSSLDLVVIADFDGKMAPLYNRISRAIQRWCTDACTANDWEIPFPQLTVHKPAA; this is encoded by the coding sequence ATGACATTTGACCCCGGCACATTGAGCATGCTCGACAGCATTCTCGAACACAATAAACACCTGGAACAGCGGATCGTTGAAAAACAACAGGCCATTGAAGAAAGTACATCAGAAACGGAAAAAAACAATCTGGCAGCAGAGCTGGAGAGACTGGATAAAATGCTTTCGTCTTCCAGACAGGATTTTGAACGGATTGCGACCGGGGTGGATATCAGCCTGTTTACTGAAAAAAAAGAAGCGCCGTTTAACTGGAAAGATGAACTGGTCTCCCTGATCAAACCCGGGATCATGGAACTCAAGCAGGCAACCCAGAAAGCCCGGCAGAAAGCGGATCTTAAAGAAGAGCTGTCCAGATACCAGGAATTGAAACCGGTTGCCCATCAGGCCAATGAAAACCTGATGGCGTTGATTGCCAGAACGGAAGATGCCCGGTTGAAAGAGCGACTGGAAAAACTGGTCCCTGAATGGAAAGGACAGGAAAGGCAGCTTCTCAGCCGCCTGGAAATCACTCAGATGCAGCTGATGGAAATGGAATCGGAAGAAAAATCCATCCTTGAAACGTCTCAGAATTCCATCAAGCAGTTTTTCAAAACCCGGGGCCTGTTTTTGTTTGTTGCATTGATTGCCTGCATCGGGATCGTACTCTTGCTGAGAGTGGCCTATCTGTTTCTGATCAAACGGATACCTGGATATCAGTCCGTGTACCGGCCGTTTCATCTCCGGGCCATGGATCTGTTGTATCGGGTCGTCAGCGTTCTGTCTGCGTTACTGGCCGTGATTCTGGTGTTCTATCTGTTCGAGGACTGGGTGCTTTTGTCTCTGGCCATCATTTTCCTTCTGGGTCTTGCCTGGACCGTTAAAAACACCCTGCCCCGGTTTGTGCACCAGAGCCGGCTGATTCTGAATATCGGTGCCGTTCGGGAAGGGGAACGGCTGGTGTATCAGGGCGTGCCCTGGCTGGTGAAAAAAATCAATTTTTTCTCTGTGCTGGAAAACCCGGATATTGGGCAGACCCTGCGCCTGCCCATCGAGGAACTCATGGATCTGATCTCCCGGCCGTTTCAGAAGCATGAACCCTGGTTTCCCTGCCGGAAAAATGACTGGGTGATTCTGTCGGACGGCACCAGAGGGTGTGTCACCAGCCTGTCCCATGAAATGGTGGAGCTGGTGTTGCGGGGAGGCGCCAAAAAGGTCTACCAGACCTCGGATTTTCTGGGGATGAATCCCTTGAATCTGTCCGTGAATTTCAGGATCAAGATCGGGTTCGGTATTTCCTATAATCTTCAGTCCATTGCCACCGGCCGGGTCCTGGAAGTTCTGGACACCTATCTCCGGGAACGGCTGGTTGCGGAAGAATATGAAGATTCACTGCTCAATTTGAGAGTTGAATTCGCACAGGCGGGATCGTCCTCCCTGGATCTGGTGGTGATTGCGGACTTTGACGGCAAGATGGCCCCGCTGTACAACCGGATTTCCCGGGCTATCCAGCGCTGGTGCACGGATGCCTGTACCGCCAATGACTGGGAAATTCCTTTTCCTCAACTCACGGTTCACAAACCCGCGGCATAA
- a CDS encoding ferritin family protein: MFTVNDLIDIAVRMEKNGEARYLAAKKQVKEKKLQSFLQWMADEEADHCQWFENKKHHWVPETHQTDLETMLPDVIKEMMGDKALSLDDVNFSQVGSARALLEIFVSFENDTILFYECLQTFIQEPDVLAGLEKIVAQEKKHVAEIQKMIQALADEETR, translated from the coding sequence ATGTTTACTGTCAATGATTTGATCGACATTGCCGTCAGAATGGAAAAAAACGGTGAGGCCCGGTATCTGGCGGCAAAAAAACAGGTAAAAGAAAAAAAACTTCAATCATTTTTGCAATGGATGGCCGATGAAGAAGCCGATCATTGCCAGTGGTTTGAAAACAAAAAACATCACTGGGTGCCTGAAACTCACCAGACCGATCTGGAAACCATGCTCCCGGATGTCATCAAAGAGATGATGGGCGACAAAGCCCTGTCCCTGGATGATGTGAATTTTTCCCAAGTCGGGTCGGCCCGGGCTTTGCTTGAAATCTTTGTATCATTTGAAAATGATACCATTTTGTTTTATGAATGTCTTCAGACGTTTATTCAGGAACCCGATGTGTTGGCCGGGCTGGAAAAAATCGTTGCCCAAGAAAAAAAGCATGTGGCTGAAATACAAAAAATGATCCAGGCCCTGGCTGATGAAGAAACAAGATGA